A segment of the Prosthecobacter sp. genome:
ACGCGCCGCACGATGGCGGAATCAACCAGTTCCAAACCATTGCCTCCCGCCGCGCCAAATATCGCCAGCGAGCGTGGCTGAAAGCGGGTGACGATGCTCTGCAATGTGGAGGCGAGCAGCTGTGACTGCGCGACGGACGGCAATGCCATGTGAGCCTCGTAGTCGCTGAGCGGGATGCGCAGCCACGGATTGGGATCGGGTAATCGCTTCGACATCACCACGCTGCGGTAGTTCGTCTCATCCCACGAGACATGTTGGATGAAACGAAAGCCCAGCCGCTCATACCATCGCACGAGATGCGTCGCTCCCTCGGCGGTATCGAGCGCGAGTTCCGTAGCGCCATGCTGGAACGCGCGTCGTTCAATGACGCGCATCAACCGTGCCCCAAGGCCGTTTCGTTGCAGATCGGGCCGCACGGCAAACTGACCGAACGACCAAACGCCCGGCTGCGAATACCAGGCACAGCGAGACTCGGCCTCTGGAGCACGCAACGTCGCCGTTCCAACGATGGCGCCATCAAGCTCCGCGACGATGGAGATGCCGCCCTGCAATCGCTGCTGTGTTGTCGCCTCATCCTGGTGCGTCGCGAGATACTTGAAGCCCATTGCTGCCAACGGCGTATAGGAGGTGTGCAGCAATTCGGTGATGGCCGCGACGGAGTCATCTGGCCGCAGTTCCCGTATGCGAATGTGCTCGATGTTCATGACTCATTCAGTAAGCCCACGGGTCGAGGCCCGTGCGAGTGTCCGTCTCGACGGAGGAATGATTCGAGTTTGTATTCATGGGCAACATCATGCGGTCATTCGCTCGCCGTCACGAATTTCTGACGCGTCAGTTCCACGGTCTTCGTCTTTTTCCGCTCCGGATCGAGCAACTCCATCGACACCTTCGTCCCGACCGGTCCGCCCATCATCTCCAGGCACTCCTTGAGCGGTTTGCCTTCGATGGATGTGCCGTTGATTTTCTGGATCAGGAGTCCGGGAGCCAGCCCCGCCTTTCCCGCCGGTGACTTCGGAAAGACGCGGGTGATTCGCACGATCCCCGTCGCGTCATCGGAGCCGAGCGCCGCGCCGAGGCCGATGACTTCGCGCACGGGCATCTCGATATTCGCCTTCGTCAGCGGCAGGTCCTGCAGGATGAGCCAGCCCACAGCAGCGGAACTGGTCACGCGTTGATTGGTCAGCACCACCACGCCGCGGCGCTGCTTCCGGTCGAAGCCGATGAACGCGCTGAAACCAAATGTGCCACCGGCATGCCCCAGCAACTCCGAGCCGGGCGGAGTGTAGGAATCGCCATCCACCCAGGGCATGGCCGTCCGGCCAAAGTTTGCCGCGCCCGTGTGACGAATCACCTGCGACTCCGCGATGAGCGGCCCCAGTTCCGACGCTGTGAAACCAAGCTGGGCGGAGACATACTTGAGCAGATCGTTGACGGAGGATTTCAACGCGCCCGCCCCGGCCATGACTTGCAGGTTGAGGTTCGCCGCGCGTTCGCCATTCGGCGCGTGTCCCGTCGCCATGCGGCTTTTCATTTCTGGCGTGAGCGTGGTGCGCGTGCTGTCCATGTGCAGCGGACGGCAGATTCGCCTGAGGACCAGTGACTCGAACGATTCGCCCGACGCCCGTTCCATCGCGTGACCCAGCAAACTCATCCCGGCATTGGAATACTCAAACCTGGCGCCGGGCGCATTCGTCAGTTGGTGGGACTTCAGGAAGGCATACAAATCTTCCACCGTGTAGGCGTTATACCCCACCCTTGGTTCCTTGCTCGAAAGGTTATCCACGTTGAACGGCAGTCCCGAATCCTGCGCGGCCAGGTGCCGCAGCGTGATGGGCTTCCCTTCGAACGACGGCACCCTGACGTCCTTCGGCAAATACTTCGCCACCGGATCGTCGAGCTTCCACATGCCGCCCCGGTCCATGTCCATCGCCACCAGCGAGGTGAACGTCTTGGTCACCGAACCAATCTCGAAGACCGTGTCGCCATCCACCTCTCCATCGGTTCCATCGTCCAGCTTCCCGGCAGCGAACACGCGTGTGCCCGTGCTGTCCAGCAACCCGACCACCATGCCCGCGTTTCCCTTCGCGTAGCTCTCGCGCAAGCAGGCTTGCACCGCCTCCCCGTCCGCGGTGGTGAAGGTCTTTTGCGCCGCAGCCTGAAATGGGACGGCCAACAGGAGATTAGCGAAGAGAAGAGATGTGGTTGTGTTCATGGTGTCATTGCCGTTGCGGTCAGCATTTTCTGCCTAGCGCTTTATTCATGGTATGCAGCGCATGGTTGAGGCTCTTATGGCTTTCTTTCTTCGTCGACCTCATAGAAATCAAAGTAGGTGCGGATATCGGAGCGATGGCCCAGCCCATACTTCTCCTTGTATTCCTGCAAGTCGATCGAGGGCGAATCAGTATCGCGCCAACCTCGCTTGATCATATATTCGTTCCACACGTGAATCTCAACCTCTGACGGCCTCTTCCCTGTGGCGAAGCACCATTCGAGGATCTCTTCGTCCGTCCCGCCAGTGGCGACCCTCTCGACCAGCGCCTCGTAAGTCACGCCGAGAAACCGCACGCACCGACGATCGAAACCCAGCCCCATGTAAGGAAGGTAGTCATCTGGCAACTGGCCGCTCGCGCGCAACCGAATCTTTCTCAGCATGCGAGGAACCCAGACCAAGCCACCGACTTTCTCATATGGACTAATGAACATAAGATTTCTTTGCCAACGACCCAAGCTCAGCGACGGCGGCCACGAGACGCGCCGATTGCAACCGCGACGGCCAGCCGCCGTTTGCTGCAGCGCATGGTTGAACGAGTTGCCGCGTGTATTGGCATCAGATTCTGGGTTGAAGTAGATCCCATAGGTTTCCGTAAAGATCCTCGAACACGGCTACCGTGCCGTAGCTTCCCTCCTTTGGCTCACGCACAAAGACGATGCCCTTGGCTTTGTAATCGCGAAAGTCACGCCAGAAGTCATCAGTGACGAGAAACAGAAACACCCGGCCGCCGGTTTGATTTCCGATCCGTGACGCCTGTTCTTCGCTGGTCGCTCGCGCGAGAAGCAACCGAGTTTCCGCTGATCCCGGTGGAGCGACGATGACCCAACGTTTGTCCTGCTCTGGAATGCAGGTGTCTTCCACCAAAGTGAAGCCGAGCTTTCCGACGTAGAAATCGATGGCTTCATCGTATTCGCGCACGACGAGCGCGATTTGTCCGAGCGACTGCTGCATGGTAGGCGGCATCTTTTGGTCGTGGTCATGGCCCGCATAAATCCACATCGGCTCGGTCTTGCCCGCGCGCTCGAAACCGCACTTGCGGTAAAACTCAATCGCCCGGCCATCGGCGACGAGCATGTGCTGGTGAAACCCGGCGTAGCGCGCCATGAGCATCTGCATCAGTCGCGTGCCGATGCCACGCCCATGATATTCGGGAAGCACGAGCAAGTGCGGGTAGTAAACGACCAGATGTCCGTCCGAGATTGCGTTGCCGAGTCCGACAAGCTTGCTGCCATCCCAAGCCGTGACCAGCGAGTGCGACGCCAGCAGCGCCTTGTGCAACAGCTCGGGCTTGTTTGCTGAGGACCATTCATTGGCGCGGTAAAGCTCCAAGACGCCTTCAAGCGGCAACTCGCGTGTGTCGCTGTATCGAACGTCGGCGGATGGCATAGGCGTGTGATGCTGGGGTTTGATTCAGGCACCTGCGGTGCGGGTGCTTTGGAAGATTTCGTCACTCAATTTACCTTCAGCCACTTTCCCGACCGGCCCGGTCATGCGGACAAGGAAATTGTCGTCCACTTCAATCGCCAGCGAGCCGCCCGGCATGTGGACGGTGATCGTCGAATCACACAGGCCGATCTTTTTCGCGACTGCCGCAGCCGCGCAACTGCTGCTGCCGGAGGCCAGCGTGTAGCCGGCTCCGCGCTCCCAGATTTCGATCCGGATGTTTGCCCGATCCAGCACCTGCATGAACTGCACGTTGGTCCGATTCGGGAATCGGCTGTCGGTTTCAATGAGCGGGCCGAGCAAAGTTGCTTCGGCCTTGGAGACCTGCGGGCGAAGGATCACGCAATGCGGATTGCCAATAGTCGCGGCGGTGAATTCCAACGCCTGTCCTGCGATCTCCATGGTTTCGCGAATCACCTCGCGCGGCGGGCCGGGCACCGGAATTTCGCCGCTGTGAAAGCAGACCCGGCCCATCTCGACGGTCACCGAGCGGCCTTGCTCATGGACCCGGCAAAGGACCTCACCGCCCGGCGTCACGACCGTGAACGGCGCGTCGCTCACGAGCCGCCGATCCCACAGGTATCGCGCGAAAATCCGCAGGCCGTTTCCGCTTTTCTCGGCCTCGCTCCCATCCGGGTTCAGGATTCGCACACGGAACTCGGTCGGATCAGAACTCGGCTCACGAACCAGGATGCCGTCCGAACCGATCCCGAAATGGCGGTCGCATATTCGGCGAACAACCGTGGGCGATAGCAACTCCACGAAATCGTCTCGTTCGACGACCAGGCAGTCATTTCCCAACGCTTGATACTTGGCGAATTGCATCATCTGGAATTATCACGGCTTGCAAAAAAGATAGTAGCCAAAGCCGAGCGTATCACGACCCCAGCGCCGGTAGGCATCACGCCAGGCACGAATGCGTTCCCTGAATGGCACCGCATCCGGGTCTTGGGGATGGTCGCGGACGAAACGTTCCATCGAGAGGCAATACAGTCCCTCATAGTGGTCCCATTCATCGTCATTGCTCACGCACGAGTAAAGCGGCATCAACCCGGCGGCGATGCCTGCGGACTCGTTGCCCCGATGGTTGCAGTAGTCCGTCAGACCGGCGCCGAGGAACGCGAGATACTCCGCTGCCGGTTCCCGCTTCCAATAACCATCGGCAATGAGCACCTGACCACCTGGACGCACCAGATGGGACAGAGCAGTGAGAGCCTGGTCAAACTTGCCGTAAGCGTGAGTGGAGCCGATGCACAGTGCCACATCGAAGGATTCAGGTTCCAATGCCACGTCGGCCACCCGAGCCTCGTGCAACTCCACGAACCCGCTGATACCACGGGATTCAACGCTGGCACGCGCTGCGCTCACAAGTTCGCCGTTCGGATCCACGCCGACCCCGGCCACCCCGTATCGTGCAATGACACGGAGCAACAGGTCAGCCTTGCCACAACCGACATCCAGCACCCGCCCCGACTTGGGCAAATCGAGCAGTTCGACCAGCTGGTCGGCCTTGGCTGAACTCAATGGACTGCAAAAGACATGATCGCGATGGGCGAGGGTGGAGAAGCGGAGACGGTTCATGTGTGTTTGGTGAGCAGTGTTTGAATGACTGAGAGGAAGGATGCTAGTTTTCCAGCGATGTTCGCGGTTCCCTGCCCACGATCTCGCACCACGCCTGGGCAAAGATGGCATCGGGATGCCGGCTCCAATTACGGAGAGCTGCGGCCTCGGCGCGGGCGTCGGCTGCGGCCAGTTGGAGCGCAAGATACTCACCGATGACAGGCGGCGGCTGGTAGCACTCGTAGGTTGCCGAGAAAGCAAGCGACGTGAAACCTGCGGAGCGCAGCAAGCCGGGAAACTTGCGACCCACATGAACATCACCGCCGTTGGCGATCTGAAGCTCGGTGTAACGCCCGATGGCCGACTGCAAGCCCGGCGTGTCCGGCGCGACGATGAATCCGCCCCAGTCCGGACTGCGAAGGGCGACTTGGCCGCCGGGAGCAAGTACCCGGCGCACCTCCGCCAGCGCCGCGTCAGGAACGGAAAGGTGCTCGAAGACCGCATGCGCGAAGACGACATCGAAGGACGCATCCGGGAATGGCAGCTCATAAATGGAACCGACCTCGAAGGTCGCGTTCGTGAGGCCGAGGCTGGCCGCGTGGCTCCGGGCACGCTCAATCTGTGATGCCTCGCGATCAATGCCGGTCACATGGCCGGAACGAACAATGCGCGCGAAGTCGCAGGTCACAGATCCCGGTCCACAACCGCAGTCGAGCAACCGCGACGAGTCGCGCAGATGCGGCAGCAGAAACGCAGCGTGGGTCTGCGCGGAGCGCTTGGCCATGAAGTCGCTCGCGTTCTGCGTGTAGCCGGGAGTGTAGTTTTCGCTGGTTTGCATAATTCGATTCAAGTGGGCGGTTAGGCACCTGTCTCTCCTCCTTCCGGTCCATAAAAGGCAACCCAGACGACGAAGTCGGATGAGAAATCCTCGAAGCGGTGAATCTGGCCGGACGGAACGAACAAGAATGAACCAGCCGCAACCGAGTGACGCTGCTCTCCGTCGAAGAATGAACCCGTCCCACGAGTGACAAAGTAAATCTCGTCTCGTGTGTGCGGCTTCTGCGGGTCGTGACCGACCGGCGTGTAAAGCTCAACCACAAGCGAGCCATGCGAAAAGATGGGAACTGCAAGATTGCCGAGCGGTGGCGGGCCTTTGGCGAGGGCCTCAGCCAAACTGACATGGGCAATGCGTGTGGACGGTTTCATCTGGAAGGAGGAAGCGGTTAATACTTGGCGAAGAGCATTCGGGTCATGGCGACGCAT
Coding sequences within it:
- a CDS encoding bifunctional GNAT family N-acetyltransferase/class I SAM-dependent methyltransferase; protein product: MNIEHIRIRELRPDDSVAAITELLHTSYTPLAAMGFKYLATHQDEATTQQRLQGGISIVAELDGAIVGTATLRAPEAESRCAWYSQPGVWSFGQFAVRPDLQRNGLGARLMRVIERRAFQHGATELALDTAEGATHLVRWYERLGFRFIQHVSWDETNYRSVVMSKRLPDPNPWLRIPLSDYEAHMALPSVAQSQLLASTLQSIVTRFQPRSLAIFGAAGGNGLELVDSAIVRRVVALDFNPDYLRVCASRHGASFAEFQPVLHDLSQGAPAIEPVECIFAGLVLEYLRLDVFCSYLPSLLTAAGIFATVLQLPADGLPEVSVSPFPSLTQLQPAFAFVSPTHLDDLLSAQGFSRLEDERHDLNTGKSFYFVAYQLTNQPRER
- a CDS encoding serine hydrolase, whose product is MNTTTSLLFANLLLAVPFQAAAQKTFTTADGEAVQACLRESYAKGNAGMVVGLLDSTGTRVFAAGKLDDGTDGEVDGDTVFEIGSVTKTFTSLVAMDMDRGGMWKLDDPVAKYLPKDVRVPSFEGKPITLRHLAAQDSGLPFNVDNLSSKEPRVGYNAYTVEDLYAFLKSHQLTNAPGARFEYSNAGMSLLGHAMERASGESFESLVLRRICRPLHMDSTRTTLTPEMKSRMATGHAPNGERAANLNLQVMAGAGALKSSVNDLLKYVSAQLGFTASELGPLIAESQVIRHTGAANFGRTAMPWVDGDSYTPPGSELLGHAGGTFGFSAFIGFDRKQRRGVVVLTNQRVTSSAAVGWLILQDLPLTKANIEMPVREVIGLGAALGSDDATGIVRITRVFPKSPAGKAGLAPGLLIQKINGTSIEGKPLKECLEMMGGPVGTKVSMELLDPERKKTKTVELTRQKFVTASE
- a CDS encoding DUF5069 domain-containing protein, producing the protein MFISPYEKVGGLVWVPRMLRKIRLRASGQLPDDYLPYMGLGFDRRCVRFLGVTYEALVERVATGGTDEEILEWCFATGKRPSEVEIHVWNEYMIKRGWRDTDSPSIDLQEYKEKYGLGHRSDIRTYFDFYEVDEERKP
- a CDS encoding VOC family protein, whose amino-acid sequence is MQQSLGQIALVVREYDEAIDFYVGKLGFTLVEDTCIPEQDKRWVIVAPPGSAETRLLLARATSEEQASRIGNQTGGRVFLFLVTDDFWRDFRDYKAKGIVFVREPKEGSYGTVAVFEDLYGNLWDLLQPRI
- the dapF gene encoding diaminopimelate epimerase, coding for MQFAKYQALGNDCLVVERDDFVELLSPTVVRRICDRHFGIGSDGILVREPSSDPTEFRVRILNPDGSEAEKSGNGLRIFARYLWDRRLVSDAPFTVVTPGGEVLCRVHEQGRSVTVEMGRVCFHSGEIPVPGPPREVIRETMEIAGQALEFTAATIGNPHCVILRPQVSKAEATLLGPLIETDSRFPNRTNVQFMQVLDRANIRIEIWERGAGYTLASGSSSCAAAAVAKKIGLCDSTITVHMPGGSLAIEVDDNFLVRMTGPVGKVAEGKLSDEIFQSTRTAGA
- a CDS encoding class I SAM-dependent methyltransferase; its protein translation is MNRLRFSTLAHRDHVFCSPLSSAKADQLVELLDLPKSGRVLDVGCGKADLLLRVIARYGVAGVGVDPNGELVSAARASVESRGISGFVELHEARVADVALEPESFDVALCIGSTHAYGKFDQALTALSHLVRPGGQVLIADGYWKREPAAEYLAFLGAGLTDYCNHRGNESAGIAAGLMPLYSCVSNDDEWDHYEGLYCLSMERFVRDHPQDPDAVPFRERIRAWRDAYRRWGRDTLGFGYYLFCKP
- a CDS encoding methyltransferase domain-containing protein, with product MQTSENYTPGYTQNASDFMAKRSAQTHAAFLLPHLRDSSRLLDCGCGPGSVTCDFARIVRSGHVTGIDREASQIERARSHAASLGLTNATFEVGSIYELPFPDASFDVVFAHAVFEHLSVPDAALAEVRRVLAPGGQVALRSPDWGGFIVAPDTPGLQSAIGRYTELQIANGGDVHVGRKFPGLLRSAGFTSLAFSATYECYQPPPVIGEYLALQLAAADARAEAAALRNWSRHPDAIFAQAWCEIVGREPRTSLEN
- a CDS encoding cupin domain-containing protein → MRRHDPNALRQVLTASSFQMKPSTRIAHVSLAEALAKGPPPLGNLAVPIFSHGSLVVELYTPVGHDPQKPHTRDEIYFVTRGTGSFFDGEQRHSVAAGSFLFVPSGQIHRFEDFSSDFVVWVAFYGPEGGETGA